The Nitrobacter hamburgensis X14 sequence GCGGCAAGGGCCGACAAATGGGTTGAACTGACCCACCAGAAAATGAACAGCGCCAGGAACAGCGTCGCCGACGTCCATCCGATTTCGAATTCCCTGCTCATGACCTTAGGCAACGCGCCACGTTTGGCTTTCGACCCGCGCCGATAGCGGATCGAAAAGACCAGGATCAACGCCGCCACCAGCAAGACGATCAATCCCGAGAACGCCAGAAGTACAAAGTAGATTTGATCGGTCCGCACGGCCTGCTGCGAAGCGGCGTCTGGCATAAAAATGGATGACATCAGCGAATGTCCTTGCTCATGCGCCGGCGTCTTTCGAGAACCGCAATCGCACCAAGGACACTGATGACGGTGAGCGCGGCGAAGAGTTTCAACATTCGCGCAATCGCGGGTGCATATACTCCATGCGCGGCATCAAATCCGTAGCAGAGTAAAGTTAGGCGGTCGGCGAATGTTCCGATATGTCCCGCCCCCGCCTCGACGAGCGCGAGACGCAGATCCCTTGGATTGAGCGCAAGGCTCGACAGGGCTCTCGAAACCCGGCCATCGGCTGTCATGACCAGTGCGCCGGCGGGATGGGCGAACTGATCCGCGGCGACATCGTATCGATAGCGATAGCCGAGGGCGTCGGTGAGCCGATGCACGTTACCGGCATCGCCCCGAAGCAGGATTGTGACGCGTTCGACGGCGGAATCTCCGATCTGCCGGG is a genomic window containing:
- a CDS encoding SCO family protein, encoding MKPLFAALFIMAPLVLATGAQAALTRNELDGVFLSPAADAAAPLALKFRDIDDRRLTLREAIGGRPSLLLFVDYNCRTICGPALAIASGALAQTGLDPAKYRLVVIGLDPKDSAKDARLMARQIGDSAVERVTILLRGDAGNVHRLTDALGYRYRYDVAADQFAHPAGALVMTADGRVSRALSSLALNPRDLRLALVEAGAGHIGTFADRLTLLCYGFDAAHGVYAPAIARMLKLFAALTVISVLGAIAVLERRRRMSKDIR